The following proteins are encoded in a genomic region of Palaemon carinicauda isolate YSFRI2023 chromosome 19, ASM3689809v2, whole genome shotgun sequence:
- the LOC137659216 gene encoding uncharacterized protein: MEGSPRSRISLHPQAREIVYRIVKYFDKEKANHGPVMDVRKTLKRTSEATMIPERTISRICKEGKVTGERYGKPIFVEQKKQQPRTVTNLDDFDKSVLRRTVLDFYARKEVPTLDSITAELKENIEFKGSRDSVHKVHEIGFRYSKVNGRKFLLERKDVASARTKFLREMKALKTSGYKSFVYLDETWINQNHTVGKCWIDINSENATGIKPPTGKGSRLIVLHAGTERGFVPNCELVFQSKNDGDYHKQMNHTVFKEWFISQLIPNIPPSSIIVMDNASYHSFQIDKPPTTSDRKAVIKDWLIEKGETPGDDLLKDDLLAMVKQHTSRWPRKYEINIIASKHGHKVVRLPPYHCQYNPIELIWSQVKQYVAKKNNFKMSDLKSLISEALQQVTPENWKNAVNRAETSKG; this comes from the coding sequence atggaaggaagtcctcgttcCCGCATTAGCCTTCATCCTCAGGCTCGAGAAATAGTTTATAGGATCGTGAAGTACTTTGACAAAGAAAAGGCAAACCATGGACCCGTTATGGATGTTAGAAAAACACTGAAACGCACCTCGGAAGCAACAATGATACCGGAGAGGACAATCAGCAGGATTTGCAAAGAAGGAAAAGTAACGGGAGAGAGATACGGTAAACCAATTTTCGTTGAACAGAAGAAGCAACAACCAAGAACCGTGACAAATTTAGATGATTTTGACAAAAGTGTTTTGCGTAGAACAGTTTTAGACTTTTATGCAAGGAAGGAAGTTCCAACGCTTGACTCAATAACagctgaattaaaagaaaatattgagtttAAAGGTTCCAGGGATTCTGTTCACAAAGTTCATGAAATTGGCTTTCGGTACagcaaggttaatggaagaaaatttctactggagagaaaAGATGTAGCCTCAGCCAGAACTAAGTTTTTAAgagaaatgaaagcattaaaaaccAGTGGCTATAAATCCTTTGTATACTTGGACGAGACTTGGATTAACCAAAACCATACCGTTGGGAAATGTTGGATTGACATCAATTCAGAAAATGCCACCGGTATTAAACCCCCTACTGGGAAAGGTAGTCGGTTAATCGTTCTTCATGCTGGGACCGAACGCGGGTTTGTTCCAAACTGTGAACTTGTTTTCCAGTCTAAAAACGATGGCGATTACCACAAACAAATGAATCATACTGTATTCAAGGAGTGGTTCATTTCACAATTGATTCCCAATATACCGCCATCATCGATCATAGTGATGGACAATGCATCCTATCACTCTTTCCAAATTGATAAACCGCCTACGACATCCGATAGAAAAGCTGTAATTAAAGACTGGCTTATCGAGAAAGGAGAAACCCCCGGAGACGATCTCTTGAAGGATGATCTGCTTGCTATGGTAAAACAGCATACGTCAAGATGGCCACGCAAGTACGAAATTAACATTATTGCGAGTAAGCACGGCCACAAAGTGGTAAGACTTCCTCCATATCATTGTCAATATAACCCAATTGAATTAATATGGAGCCAAGTCAAACAGTATgtggcaaagaaaaataattttaaaatgtcgGACCTCAAATCTCTTATAAGTGAAGCGTTACAGCAAGTAACACcggaaaattggaaaaatgcagTTAACCGTGCAGAGACTTCAAAGGGATGA